The Bombus fervidus isolate BK054 chromosome 6, iyBomFerv1, whole genome shotgun sequence genome contains a region encoding:
- the LOC139988173 gene encoding G-protein coupled receptor Mth2 isoform X3 — protein sequence MPNLRSKRRLVVRVCKEVEYCQDHRCIQKCCPTDADDGGSYICSHIAKSEKNFYEEISNITGGTWDMTEYGVRVGLDCPNFYEENMNDTYGVTPNGFLKLSPSVWLPPDMYCVDSLVTDNTDGLLAFICFLNDNDDAARLIISSILMGTSCIFLFLTLIVYLSLPVLQNLHGKTLMCHIASLLVGYLCLTVIPWITAQNDSITPCGIVGYITFFSMMSAFSWLNVMCFDIWQTFGKVHSIRSQNQNKRFLLYGVYAWGVSMFVMFICILSDQMHILPENLRPEFGSERCWFNPLLGHAELVFFTTPVTIQLITNIVFFILTARECNKVKAEISRVSSLDVRSKRFHSDKTKFVMNVKLFVVMGISWSAEVVSSLLKTYTGIQYKEELFYATDVVNSLQGVLIFVLFVVKRRVHEALKKRLGYGSKKKREASSTLQDPYRVLSLRLSHNGHVYYRLLSFTIVVILAIRKRYFSNDEKWNVVGACETTRRNSLPSQKGTKSLPGKHS from the exons ATGCCGAACTTGCGATCGAAACGCCGGCTCGTAGTCCGTGTGTGTAAGGAGGTAGAATACTGTCAAGACCACCGCTGTATACAAAAATGTTGTCCGACGGATGCGGACGATGGCGGCAGTTACATTTGCTCGCACATTGCCAAGTCGGAGAAAAATTTCTACGAGGAAATCTCGAATATTACCGGAGGAACTTGGGATATGACAG AATACGGTGTGCGGGTTGGACTCGATTGTCCTAACTTTTACGAAGAAAACATGAACGATACATACGGTGTAACACCAAACGGATTCCTCAAACTCAGTCCGTCAGTCTGGTTACCACCAGACATGTACTGCGTGGACAGTCTGGTTACCGACAACACCGACGGTTTATTAGCTTTCATCTGCTTCTTGAACGATAACGACGATGCAGCCAG ATTGATAATTTCCTCTATTCTAATGGGAACCAgctgtatctttttatttttgacacTGATCGTCTACCTTTCCCTACCGGTGCTTCAGAATCTGCATGGTAAAACTCTGATGTGCCATATCGCGAGCCTTTTGGTAGGTTACCTTTGCCTAACCGTAATACCTTGGATAACGGCGCAAAATGACAGTATTACACCGTGCGGTATAGTAG GATACATCACGTTCTTCTCCATGATGTCGGCGTTTTCCTGGTTGAACGTCATGTGCTTCGATATATGGCAGACATTCGG GAAAGTACACAGTATCAGGAGTCAAAACCAGAACAAAAGATTTCTGTTATACGGTGTATATGCGTGGGGCGTGTCGATGTTCGTCATGTTCATCTGTATCCTGAGTGACCAGATGCATATTCTGCCAGAGAATTTGAGGCCTGAATTTGGTTCAGAACGCTGTTGGTTCAACC CGCTTTTGGGACACGCGGAATTAGTTTTCTTCACGACACCGGTCACCATCCAATTGATAACGAATATAGTGTTCTTTATTCTCACGGCGAGGGAATGCAACAAGGTGAAAGCCGAGATAAGCAGGGTTTCATCTTTAGACGTTAGGAGCAAACGATTTCACAGTGACAAAACTAA GTTCGTCATGAACGTGAAGCTATTTGTCGTCATGGGTATATCGTGGAGCGCCGAGGTCGTCTCTAGTTTGTTGAAAACGTACACCGGAATCCAGTACAAGGAGGAATTATTCTATGCGACGGACGTGGTCAACAGTCTTCAAGGTGTTTTGATATTCGTTTTATTCGTGGTGAAGCGACGAGTTCACGAAGCATTGAAGAAACGACTAGGCTACGGTTCGAAGAAGAAACGCGAAGCTAGTTCGACGCTACAAGATCCGTACAGA GTTTTGTCACTTCGCCTTTCTCACAACGGTCACGTTTATTATCGTTTACTATCGTTTACTATCGTTGTCATTTTAGCAATTAGGAAACGTTACTTCTCCAACGACGAGAAATGGAACGTCGTAGGGGCGTGCGAAACGACTCGAAGAAATTCGTTACCGTCGCAAAAGGGAACGAAAAGTTTGCCAGGAAAGCATTCGTAA
- the LOC139988173 gene encoding G-protein coupled receptor Mth2 isoform X2: protein MLSEIGEIMQRSVSRYSKCCSCSTVTRNFLLLWLLSLSAGVACSFNKCCPFGEVFSGMSKVDCVASPRAPQIVASDPTNKNVTYGQLPICQKPEYITTLSLNEINSADILQVTLAAGKNESTESFSITERNSCLELMPNLRSKRRLVVRVCKEVEYCQDHRCIQKCCPTDADDGGSYICSHIAKSEKNFYEEISNITGGTWDMTEYGVRVGLDCPNFYEENMNDTYGVTPNGFLKLSPSVWLPPDMYCVDSLVTDNTDGLLAFICFLNDNDDAARLIISSILMGTSCIFLFLTLIVYLSLPVLQNLHGKTLMCHIASLLVGYLCLTVIPWITAQNDSITPCGIVGYITFFSMMSAFSWLNVMCFDIWQTFGKVHSIRSQNQNKRFLLYGVYAWGVSMFVMFICILSDQMHILPENLRPEFGSERCWFNPLLGHAELVFFTTPVTIQLITNIVFFILTARECNKVKAEISRVSSLDVRSKRFHSDKTKFVMNVKLFVVMGISWSAEVVSSLLKTYTGIQYKEELFYATDVVNSLQGVLIFVLFVVKRRVHEALKKRLGYGSKKKREASSTLQDPYRVLSLRLSHNGHVYYRLLSFTIVVILAIRKRYFSNDEKWNVVGACETTRRNSLPSQKGTKSLPGKHS, encoded by the exons ATGTTGAGTGAAATCGGTGAAATTATGCAGCGATCAGTTTCGAGATATTCAAAGTGCTGTTCGTGTTCGACGGTAAcgagaaattttcttcttttgtggTTGCTGTCTCTGTCAGCCGGTGTCGCTTGTTCCTTCAACAAATGTTGCCCGTTTGGTGAAGTTTTCTCAGGGATGTCGAAAGTGGATTGCGTTGCGTCCCCACGTGCTCCGCAAATCGTTGCCAGTGATCCTACCAACAAGAACGTAACTTACGGCCAACTTCCTATTTGCCAGAAGCCTGAATATATTACCACTCTGTCTCTTAATGAGATCAACTCGGCTGATATTTTACAG GTAACACTGGCGGCAGGAAAAAACGAATCCACGGAGAGTTTCTCCATCACCGAACGAAACTCCTGTCTGGAATTGATGCCGAACTTGCGATCGAAACGCCGGCTCGTAGTCCGTGTGTGTAAGGAGGTAGAATACTGTCAAGACCACCGCTGTATACAAAAATGTTGTCCGACGGATGCGGACGATGGCGGCAGTTACATTTGCTCGCACATTGCCAAGTCGGAGAAAAATTTCTACGAGGAAATCTCGAATATTACCGGAGGAACTTGGGATATGACAG AATACGGTGTGCGGGTTGGACTCGATTGTCCTAACTTTTACGAAGAAAACATGAACGATACATACGGTGTAACACCAAACGGATTCCTCAAACTCAGTCCGTCAGTCTGGTTACCACCAGACATGTACTGCGTGGACAGTCTGGTTACCGACAACACCGACGGTTTATTAGCTTTCATCTGCTTCTTGAACGATAACGACGATGCAGCCAG ATTGATAATTTCCTCTATTCTAATGGGAACCAgctgtatctttttatttttgacacTGATCGTCTACCTTTCCCTACCGGTGCTTCAGAATCTGCATGGTAAAACTCTGATGTGCCATATCGCGAGCCTTTTGGTAGGTTACCTTTGCCTAACCGTAATACCTTGGATAACGGCGCAAAATGACAGTATTACACCGTGCGGTATAGTAG GATACATCACGTTCTTCTCCATGATGTCGGCGTTTTCCTGGTTGAACGTCATGTGCTTCGATATATGGCAGACATTCGG GAAAGTACACAGTATCAGGAGTCAAAACCAGAACAAAAGATTTCTGTTATACGGTGTATATGCGTGGGGCGTGTCGATGTTCGTCATGTTCATCTGTATCCTGAGTGACCAGATGCATATTCTGCCAGAGAATTTGAGGCCTGAATTTGGTTCAGAACGCTGTTGGTTCAACC CGCTTTTGGGACACGCGGAATTAGTTTTCTTCACGACACCGGTCACCATCCAATTGATAACGAATATAGTGTTCTTTATTCTCACGGCGAGGGAATGCAACAAGGTGAAAGCCGAGATAAGCAGGGTTTCATCTTTAGACGTTAGGAGCAAACGATTTCACAGTGACAAAACTAA GTTCGTCATGAACGTGAAGCTATTTGTCGTCATGGGTATATCGTGGAGCGCCGAGGTCGTCTCTAGTTTGTTGAAAACGTACACCGGAATCCAGTACAAGGAGGAATTATTCTATGCGACGGACGTGGTCAACAGTCTTCAAGGTGTTTTGATATTCGTTTTATTCGTGGTGAAGCGACGAGTTCACGAAGCATTGAAGAAACGACTAGGCTACGGTTCGAAGAAGAAACGCGAAGCTAGTTCGACGCTACAAGATCCGTACAGA GTTTTGTCACTTCGCCTTTCTCACAACGGTCACGTTTATTATCGTTTACTATCGTTTACTATCGTTGTCATTTTAGCAATTAGGAAACGTTACTTCTCCAACGACGAGAAATGGAACGTCGTAGGGGCGTGCGAAACGACTCGAAGAAATTCGTTACCGTCGCAAAAGGGAACGAAAAGTTTGCCAGGAAAGCATTCGTAA
- the LOC139988173 gene encoding probable G-protein coupled receptor Mth-like 3 isoform X1, translating to MLSEIGEIMQRSVSRYSKCCSCSTVTRNFLLLWLLSLSAGVACSFNKCCPFGEVFSGMSKVDCVASPRAPQIVASDPTNKNVTYGQLPICQKPEYITTLSLNEINSADILQSPYCIDILYNDITRVVVPTLVHCTSNEDKDRTRPFPKAPSLSEFLNVRKCCSNNTVFNVVTGDCEFDRYYSKTNHFLPLLTDYLRKNEHFPNVELFLLHTGMPKCSSGAIFTHEIDSVDIINGTLQVTLAAGKNESTESFSITERNSCLELMPNLRSKRRLVVRVCKEVEYCQDHRCIQKCCPTDADDGGSYICSHIAKSEKNFYEEISNITGGTWDMTEYGVRVGLDCPNFYEENMNDTYGVTPNGFLKLSPSVWLPPDMYCVDSLVTDNTDGLLAFICFLNDNDDAARLIISSILMGTSCIFLFLTLIVYLSLPVLQNLHGKTLMCHIASLLVGYLCLTVIPWITAQNDSITPCGIVGYITFFSMMSAFSWLNVMCFDIWQTFGKVHSIRSQNQNKRFLLYGVYAWGVSMFVMFICILSDQMHILPENLRPEFGSERCWFNPLLGHAELVFFTTPVTIQLITNIVFFILTARECNKVKAEISRVSSLDVRSKRFHSDKTKFVMNVKLFVVMGISWSAEVVSSLLKTYTGIQYKEELFYATDVVNSLQGVLIFVLFVVKRRVHEALKKRLGYGSKKKREASSTLQDPYRVLSLRLSHNGHVYYRLLSFTIVVILAIRKRYFSNDEKWNVVGACETTRRNSLPSQKGTKSLPGKHS from the exons ATGTTGAGTGAAATCGGTGAAATTATGCAGCGATCAGTTTCGAGATATTCAAAGTGCTGTTCGTGTTCGACGGTAAcgagaaattttcttcttttgtggTTGCTGTCTCTGTCAGCCGGTGTCGCTTGTTCCTTCAACAAATGTTGCCCGTTTGGTGAAGTTTTCTCAGGGATGTCGAAAGTGGATTGCGTTGCGTCCCCACGTGCTCCGCAAATCGTTGCCAGTGATCCTACCAACAAGAACGTAACTTACGGCCAACTTCCTATTTGCCAGAAGCCTGAATATATTACCACTCTGTCTCTTAATGAGATCAACTCGGCTGATATTTTACAG AGTCCGTACTGTATCGATATTCTGTACAACGATATCACTCGGGTCGTTGTTCCGACGCTCGTGCATTGTACATCGAACGAAGACAAGGATCGAACACGTCCATTCCCAAAAGCACCATCGTTATCGGAATTTTTAAACGTCAGAAAATGTTGCTCGAATAATACAGTTTTTAACGTAGTAACGGGAGACTGTGAATTCGATCGTTATTACTCGAAAACGAACCATTTCTTGCCGTTACTCACCGATTACTTACGGAAAAACGAGCATTTTCCGAACGTGGAGTTATTTCTGCTTCATACAGGCATGCCCAAATGTTCTTCAGGCGCGATCTTCACGCACGAGATCGATTCGGTAGACATCATCAATGGAACTTTACAG GTAACACTGGCGGCAGGAAAAAACGAATCCACGGAGAGTTTCTCCATCACCGAACGAAACTCCTGTCTGGAATTGATGCCGAACTTGCGATCGAAACGCCGGCTCGTAGTCCGTGTGTGTAAGGAGGTAGAATACTGTCAAGACCACCGCTGTATACAAAAATGTTGTCCGACGGATGCGGACGATGGCGGCAGTTACATTTGCTCGCACATTGCCAAGTCGGAGAAAAATTTCTACGAGGAAATCTCGAATATTACCGGAGGAACTTGGGATATGACAG AATACGGTGTGCGGGTTGGACTCGATTGTCCTAACTTTTACGAAGAAAACATGAACGATACATACGGTGTAACACCAAACGGATTCCTCAAACTCAGTCCGTCAGTCTGGTTACCACCAGACATGTACTGCGTGGACAGTCTGGTTACCGACAACACCGACGGTTTATTAGCTTTCATCTGCTTCTTGAACGATAACGACGATGCAGCCAG ATTGATAATTTCCTCTATTCTAATGGGAACCAgctgtatctttttatttttgacacTGATCGTCTACCTTTCCCTACCGGTGCTTCAGAATCTGCATGGTAAAACTCTGATGTGCCATATCGCGAGCCTTTTGGTAGGTTACCTTTGCCTAACCGTAATACCTTGGATAACGGCGCAAAATGACAGTATTACACCGTGCGGTATAGTAG GATACATCACGTTCTTCTCCATGATGTCGGCGTTTTCCTGGTTGAACGTCATGTGCTTCGATATATGGCAGACATTCGG GAAAGTACACAGTATCAGGAGTCAAAACCAGAACAAAAGATTTCTGTTATACGGTGTATATGCGTGGGGCGTGTCGATGTTCGTCATGTTCATCTGTATCCTGAGTGACCAGATGCATATTCTGCCAGAGAATTTGAGGCCTGAATTTGGTTCAGAACGCTGTTGGTTCAACC CGCTTTTGGGACACGCGGAATTAGTTTTCTTCACGACACCGGTCACCATCCAATTGATAACGAATATAGTGTTCTTTATTCTCACGGCGAGGGAATGCAACAAGGTGAAAGCCGAGATAAGCAGGGTTTCATCTTTAGACGTTAGGAGCAAACGATTTCACAGTGACAAAACTAA GTTCGTCATGAACGTGAAGCTATTTGTCGTCATGGGTATATCGTGGAGCGCCGAGGTCGTCTCTAGTTTGTTGAAAACGTACACCGGAATCCAGTACAAGGAGGAATTATTCTATGCGACGGACGTGGTCAACAGTCTTCAAGGTGTTTTGATATTCGTTTTATTCGTGGTGAAGCGACGAGTTCACGAAGCATTGAAGAAACGACTAGGCTACGGTTCGAAGAAGAAACGCGAAGCTAGTTCGACGCTACAAGATCCGTACAGA GTTTTGTCACTTCGCCTTTCTCACAACGGTCACGTTTATTATCGTTTACTATCGTTTACTATCGTTGTCATTTTAGCAATTAGGAAACGTTACTTCTCCAACGACGAGAAATGGAACGTCGTAGGGGCGTGCGAAACGACTCGAAGAAATTCGTTACCGTCGCAAAAGGGAACGAAAAGTTTGCCAGGAAAGCATTCGTAA